The Phycisphaerae bacterium sequence CAGCCCTGCCCGGAATGCGGCAGCGCCATGATGAAACAATGCGGCTGTTGGGTCTGCATGAGTTGCGGATGGAGTAGGTGTGGTTGACCACTGAAGCCCACCAGGGCAATTCACAACGTGCCTGTGGCCAAAGGATCTACCCAAGGTGAACCTCGTGGCGAACCGGATCTGCGAAAAACCGCCGTTGCGAACCGGGGAGACGGACAAGACGCAGTGAAGCGAGGGGCTTCAAGAGGGGCTCAGCAATGCTTGCGTTTGACCTGACAAACACGCCGCTCGCCGCCAGCACCGAGCTGGTAGTCGCCCCGAAGGACCATGAACTCTGCGGGATTCTCAATGCGCTTCTCATGGTCGAACGGTCTTCCTTTGCCCGGCTTACGGGCCGGCAGTTGCGTCTGCACGACGGCAATCTCGACGAAGTTGCGAAGGTGCTCCATACGTGTTTTCCGCTGCTGTATCAGCGAGCTGCAGGTGAACACGGGATTCGCGCCAGCCTGGCATGGCTTTGTGGGCTCAGTGTCACGAGATTTCCCCTCGAAGGGGAACCGGAGCACGCGAGAGACGACGCCAGTTATTGGCAGCCCGTAGAACGAGGGTTGTAGCCGTGTTCGAGAGGACGACAACACGAGCTGATGATGCCACCAGCCCCAACCGGCTGGCCCTCTCGGCCGAGGAGGTGGCCGAGGCTCTGGGCATCAGCCGTGCCCACGTCTTCAAACTGCTGAGCAGCGGCCGGCTGCCCAGGCCGATTAAGCTTGGCCGGGCTGTCCGCTGGCCAAGGAAAGACCTGGAGGAATGGCTTGCATCCGGAGCCCCTTCCAGCGATCGTTGGGAGTTGATCAGGAGGCAAGGGTAACGGGCGTGGTGCCTGAACTGTAAGGAGTGTGAGCAATGAACGTCTTCAAGCCTACTTACCACGACCAGAAGGGTAACTTGCGCAAGACCGCCAAGTGGTATGTCGAGTTCTTCGACCACCGGGACAAGCGGCACCGCATCGCGGCATTCACGAGCAAACCCGCCACCGAGGAGTTTGGTCGCACGCTGGAGAAGCTGGTGTGCTACCACAAGGCCAGTGGCGGGCAGATCGACCCGGCGTTGCACGGCTGGCTGACTCAGCTTCCTCGGAGCATCCAGGAGCGGCTCTTTGAGTACGGACTGATCGACGGGCGCCGCGCGACTGTGAGCCTGCTCCTCATCGAGGATCTTGAGCCATTCGCCCGTGCCCTGAAAGCGAAGGGCACAACAGCCAAGCACGCTGCGCTGCTGAAGTCTCGCATCACCCGCCTGCTCAAGAAATGCGGATTTCAGCATTGGGGGGATATCTCCGGCACGAAGCTGATCACGACGCTCGAAGCGATGCAACAAAACCAAGAGGCTAAGGATGGTCATACCATCAAAGGCATCGGCGCCCAGACCTTCAACTTCTACCTGCAGGCGATGAAGCAGTTCTGCCGGTGGGGCGTTCGTGAACGACGCATCGCCGAATCCCCCGTGGCCTACCTCACCGGCCTGAACCCGAAGATGGACCGCCGATTCGATCGGCGTGCCTTGACTGCCGCGGAACTTACCGCACTGCTCGACGCCGCCACCGCCGGACCCGTCCACCATGGGCTGTCGGGACAAGAGCGTGCATTACTCTATCGCTTGGCGGTTGAGACAGGACTTCGCGTGGCCGAGCTACAGAGCCTGTCCCCGTCATCATTCGATCTTGCCTCCGACGAGCCGACCGTGACCGTGGCGGCCGCGTACAGCAAGCGCCGGCGCCAGGACACAATTCCGCTGCTGCCGGAGTTGACTGATCTCTTGGCGAAGCATGTTGCCGAGGTTCCGGATGGCACGCCCGTCTTCCACATTCCGGACAAGCCGGCCAAGATGCTTCGTGACGACCTCGCAGCGGCTCGCAAGGCCTGGCTGGAACAGGTGGAAGACCCCGAGGAACGCCAGCGGCGGGAGAAGTCTGATCACCTGCGGTACCGCACGGCCGCGGGCGTCATCGACTTCCATGCCCTCAGGCACACGTTCATCACCAACCTGGCGCGTGGCGGCGTGCATCCCAAGCTTGCCCAGGACCTCGCCCGCCACAGCGACATCAACCTCACCATGTCGCGCTACTCGCACACGGAACTGGCCGAGCGAGCCAAAGCGTTGGCCAGTCTGCCCGGCACAAAAACCGCAGGGAACCAACCACCTGAGGTGTTGGATGAGGCGTCGAGTTTGGGGCGGCGCTTGCGCATAAAGCAGAGAATCCAGGCGACTTCGGTAGACTCTGGTGGACCGGACGGCGAAAAACCTGACCGCGCGCAAGTCCTTGCTGCGCTTGAAGAAGTGCTGTGTTTGATGGGCTTTACGGAACAGCCACCGGCCGGATTCGAACCGGCGACCTGCGGTTTACAAAACCGCTGCTCTGCCAACTGAGCTACGGTGGCAAGTGCTTATTAAATAACGATTTACAAACTCACATGTGAATGCCGATTCCCTTGACGACAACCGGGCCCTATGGCATACTGGATCTATCGCCTGTGCTGTTGGATCCAGGACAACCGGGAGGCCGTTGGTCATGGCAACCGTCACTCCTCGCCGCAAGAAGCCACGCAA is a genomic window containing:
- a CDS encoding helix-turn-helix domain-containing protein, whose protein sequence is MALWAQCHEISPRRGTGARERRRQLLAARRTRVVAVFERTTTRADDATSPNRLALSAEEVAEALGISRAHVFKLLSSGRLPRPIKLGRAVRWPRKDLEEWLASGAPSSDRWELIRRQG